In Microbulbifer sp. THAF38, the sequence ACTACATTATTGTTAATATTTCTCAGGTGCTTAAACCTGAGGTTGGCGTTGTGTACTCAAGTTGCAACCATTGTTAATCAGGCTGGCAGCTAAGACAACAAGCGGAACTGGTCAGTCTAACATTGAACTGAACTCACTATTTACTTGGTACTAATTCGTATCACCTGCCCATTATTCATTTAGTAATTACTATTCTCTGATTCTTTTGCACATCCCTATGAGTAAAGCCTTTGGCATTACGTCTCTTTTTATTTATTGATGGGTAATTTATTGATGAACTGAAAACTGTAACTATTATTAAACTCCCCGAAGGCCCCTTAGGCATTACTCAAATAGCCCCCATTTATATTCATTAGAGACAATGAATCAAGGAGGTAGCAAAACCAGCTAAAGTGCACAATCTTTATCGTCCTCAACCAAAAGCATGATTCTAAAGAGCAACTTATAAAAAAATATAATCGGCAAACTTAAACCATGGATAACAATAAAGTGAAAAATAAACTATTAAAATCCGCATTTGTTGTAGGAGGTCTGAGTTTTAGCTTTTCTGCTTCAGCAATCACTTTTTCTGAAATCTGGGATATTTTGATTAGTTCCAGCACGCAGGTAGGATTCACCGGCACAGTGGGCAATCAAGGCTATAGCAGGCCAGAGCACTTATCTGGACAGAGCGGCCAATTAAAAATAATGGCAGCCAATATCAAGGGCTTTCCTGAAGGCTTACAGGGGATTTCAGACAGCCAAGCCTCCCTGTTTTCTTCCACTTATATTACCGGTCAGGCCTACGATATCGTTGGGCTTCAGGAGAACTGGGTAAGAAACTATGCAGTTATGTCTTCACTCAACCCAACAGAATACCCTTATAGAAGCGATCACTTCCAGGGTGGAATTTTCAGCTTTGGCGATGGTTTAAGTACTATTTCCAAGCACCCTATCAATGGCAGACAGCTCCATATCGAATACTCAAGCTGTAAGGGTACCTATGCAGACTTTATAGCAAATGGTTCAAGCCCCGATTGTGAAACGGAGAAAGGCTTCACTTTCACCGAAGTTCAGCTGGCGAAAGACTTGAAAGTTCATTTTTACAACACCCATATGGACACCAGTAATGGTCCAGAAAAAACGGGCCAGTTCAATCAACTAAAGCAGTTTATCCAGCAAAATTCGGCGGGCTACCCTGTTATTGTAATGGGAGACTTCAATGCATGGATCGATAACGGTGGCTGGCAACCGGGCCCTGGCCAATCAGAATTAGGGCGCTGGGCCACAGATTTAGACTTAACCTGGGCTTGTAGTCAGGTCAGTTACGCCGCTGGCAATACGAACATCAATGATGTTAAGGGGCCCTGTAAAGGGGTTGACCACATTGCATTTCGTGGTAATTCGCAAATCAGCTTCTCCACAAATCGTTACGATGAGGTTCATCAGAGCATCAGTGACCACAACCCCATTACCGCAACATTAAATTGGACAAATCACGCAGCCGCTTATTCCTCCACTTATGCGAGAGCACATACCGCTTCTCTGCTCAACACCCACCACAACACACGAATTCAGGCAGTCTATGGTGGTAACGATGAGGCAAAAAATATGCCTGCGCCTGCTGCTGAATGGGAGACCTTTACTCTTGCATTAGAACAAAAAGGTAATACTCAGCCATGGGTGGATCATCGCTGTATTCAGAGCGGAGACACAGTTTCGATACGCTCCCATAACGGGCATTACTTACGTGCCACGCCGCATAACAATCATAATGTTGATGTCAGAGCCGGTGTGACCATGAGCTGGGAAAAATTTACTCTTTACAACCATACGAACGGATGGGCATGTTTAAACGCAAACGACAGGATTACTTTAAAAACAGCTCATGGGAAGTATGTAATGGCTGATGCAAATCGTAATTTATCTGCTTCCGATAACCAGCAGGCCTGGGAGTTCTTTCAGGTTGAGTTTGCGAGATAGCTGGTAATCCAGACATCGCGACTCGTTTGCGATCGTATATAGCCCACTTTAAGTGGGCTAGTTCTGATTTTTCTTTTTTGCTTGGAGTAAAGCTGTAGTAACTCGGACTTAAACGGACAGTGCCTTACGAGAGATTCAGGTGTTATCACGTAAAGTCCAAACTACAGTTTTAAACTCTATTGTTCTTAAAATCTGTGCCGAAGTTGTACTAACCTACCCGTCTAACGAAAACTTTGGATACCTCATTCAGTGATCGACCAGCTCAAATGATCCCTCACCCAGGGCTCTATTAATCACAGCGGCCAGGCGCACACCACCTTGTTGTAAGCGCATTTCCACGGAATCCCGACAACGCAGAAAGTACTTTTCACCTAACTGAGTTTCATTGGTATAAGCCAGCTGATGAGCCAGTTGATGGGACTCTTTGGCCCAGTGTGTGGCGCTTGTAGACTGCCAAAGCCGGCTCTGGGCCGCACCGATTTTTTCTGCCTGCTCTTTGGCATAATCCTGCCAATCGCTAACTATCCGTGAGACGAGATGAATATCCCAAAGCGCATGCAGGTTGGTTTCCTCTCCAAAAAACTGCACCACGACATCATTCCCACCTCTATCCGAGTAAAGACCGGTATGTAGGGGTTGGTGTAGGTCGCCCACAAAGTGGGTGATAAACATCAAGGCCTCAGCGCGCTCCGTGCCTGATCGACTGCGATCTGCAAGAATTTCCTCAAACTGCTGGATGGCTTTAAGGATGCAACCCGCCGGGGGGCAATCTCTCGCTGAGACATAACTGCGCCAGTCGCGTGACAGATTGATATAGTGCATGGGGGCAGCCCAGTTGTATTGCTCATTTGAGCGGATACGATCCGCCCAGGTGGCTGACTCTGCCAGGTGTGGCTCCCCAACTTCATCGAGAAGGAGTTCAACTTCTGCAGCCACATCCGGGGTCAAGTATTGCCAAGCAATTTCCCCAACCACTCTATGACCATCGTCCCCCCAAGCGTGAACCTTGAGAACACTGAACACTCCAACAAGTACAATATTTATACAAATTATTTTTTTCAGCTTACCCATCTCAAGCATCCGCTCTAAAAATTTGTCGCTACCTTAATAAACATTTGTGACAAATTGGTATTCATCAATGCCGTCCTACCAATTTGTTACCAAATTGCAACAAATCGTTAACCTGCCCTTCAATTTCACCCGCTAAAAAGCACACTGGCCGAGACCTGGGGAAGCGTCTCGGGAGCCGATTACAACCAGTACCCAAAAAGCCACGCTGATGGCTCATTCAAGACCAGGATTTAGTTATGAAACCTTCAATTTTTCGGCGCATGTGCTTATCCGCTGCGATCATCTCCGCGATTGGTTCAACACAAGTCTCTCATGCTCAAGAAACTGCCGCAGCCATCCGCGGTTCGATCACTGGTAATGGTGGCGAAGTAATCAGCGATGCGAAAGTAACAGTTATTCATACTCCTTCTAACAGCCGACGCACAACGCAGGTGGGAGAGTCCGGTCAGTTTAATTTAAGTGGCCTTCGAGTTGGCGGCCCTTACACAGTGACGGTTGAATCCGACCAAGGGAAAAGAGTACTCGAAGATATCTACTTGTCCGTGGGCGATACCCTGCCCCTAATGCTAACCCTTGGCTCATCCAGCCTTGAAGAAGTCAGCGTGCTTGGCCAGGCTTTGAGCAGCTCTCGATTGGCAGTGGGCCCCTCTTCCCATTTCAACAGCGACGATTTAAAAAGTGCACCGACTGGTGGTCGTGATATCAAGGATCTGCTACGCCTTGACCCGCGTGTTTATATTGATGAGGCCAATGCAGATTCCATTCAATGTGCAGGAGCCAACCCTCGCTTCAACAGCCTGACTGTTGACGGCGTGCGTATGAATGACAACTTTGGTTTGAATAGCAACGGCTATCCAACCGAACGTATGCCATTCTCCTATGACGCTATCGATCAGGTAGCCGTCGAGCTGGCCCCATTTGACGTACAGTATGGCGGCTTCAGCGCTTGTAATATCAATGCAGTGACCAAGTCCGGCAGCAATGAGTGGCACGGTTCTTTTTTCTATGACTATACCGATGATGGTTTTCGCGGGGACTCGCTAGAGGGAGAAGACATCAACGTCGCCAAGTTTGATGAAAAGCGATACAACGCAACCCTTGGCGGTGCCATTATCGAGGATAAGCTTTTCTTTTTTGCAGCCTATGAAAAACTCGATGGTGTAGCTACTTTTGACCGGGGCCCAGTTGGTAGTAATGCCGCTACCGAAGTCCAGGGCGTATCCCAGGCTCAACTGGATGAAATTGTACGAATTTCCAACGAGGTCTACGGTTACAACCCGGGCAGCTTACCCAGTAGTCTTCCGGAAGAAGATGAGAAACTGTTAGTCAAGTTCGACTGGAATATTTCTGAAAACCATCGCGCAGCATTGACTTACAACTACAACGATGGTTTTTCTATTGCCGAGGCCGATGGCGATCCTGATGAGCTGGAACTGTCCAATCACTACTATGAGCGCGGGGCAGAGCTGAACGCTTACGTCGTGCAGTTATTTTCAGACTGGAGTGACATCTTCTCTACTGAAATGAAGATTGGTTATTCCGAGCTGGATAACCGTCAGATTTCCCTGGGGGGGACTGATTTTGGTGAAGTACAAATCAGCACTTCCTACGATCATGACAACGATGGCAGTGACACAGATGCTACTGTTTATCTCGGTGCGGATGACTCCCGTCACGCCAACAAGCTGAGCTACGATAACCTGACCTTTAAACTCGCCGGCAAACTGCTTTTGGGTGAGCACAATCTGACTGCCGGCTACGAGCATGAAAATTTCGATATTTACAATCTGTTTATTCAGGAAGCTGCTGGTGAATATCGCTTTAGTAGTATTGAAAATTTTGAGCAAGGCGTTGCCGATCGAATCATCTATGAAAATGCTTCCGGCACCAACAATATCCTGGATGCCGCCGCTGAATTTTCATACGATATCGACACTCTCTACGTGCAGGATGAGTACACTTTTGCCAACGTCGACCTCACAGTTGTCGCGGGCCTGCGCTACGATCGCTACAGCAGCGATGACAAGCCTGTAGCCAATACAGATTTCACAACAGCTTATGGCTTCTCCAACCAACACACCATGGACGGTCTCGATCTACTGCAACCCCGACTGGGTTTGAGCTGGAATGTCGATGACAACCTAGAGCTGCACGGTGGGGTTGGCCTCTACTCAGGTGGCAATCCCAATGTTTGGATTTCCAACAACTACTCCAATAACGGCGTTATACAAATTGAGGCGAATGATTACAGTGGCACGCCTTTGTTTGATATGGATTGGACTGGTATCGGCGCTCCAATTTTTGACGTACCACAGTCCCTCTACAATCAAGTTGCGAGTGGAGACGGCTCTTTAGGTGGCGTAAACATGATGGACCCAGACTTTGAGATTCCATCAGTTTGGAAATATGCACTTGGGGGGAGCTATGAGTTTGAGTCTGGTTATCTACTCTCTGCAGACTATCTCTACAGCGACTATAACGATGCAGCCATTATTCAAGACCTGTCTTTAGAGCAGATTAGTACCGCAGCTGATGGCCGGCCTGTTTACGCCAACGCTAATGGACGCAGAGGCGACTACATGCTCACCAATGTTAAGGGTGATTCCGGTTATTCCAGTGTTATCTCATTGGGACTTAGTAAATCTTTCGACTTCGGTTTGAATGTAGCAGTGGGGTATGCCTATACCGATGCGGAAGATGTGAACCCTATGACCAGCTCAGTGGCCTATTCTAACTACACGACTATCGCCACCGTAGACGCCCAGGACCCAGGCACGGCAACTTCCAACTACGTGGTTCCTCACCGTTTTACACTGAAGTTGGACTATGCCCGCGAGTTTCTTGCCGGATATGAAACTCGCTTCACTCTCTTCGGTAGTGCAAATGAAGGCGTTCCCTATTCCTACACCTTCTCCAATTATATCTTTGGTGATGGGGGGCGAGGCCGTGGTCTGCTCTATGTGCCAACAGGCTTAGACGATGCCAATGTTGTCTTTGGGGATGACTTCGATACTGACGCATTCTTCGCATGGGTCGATTCTGAAGACCTAGATAGCGGCACTATGGAGCGCAACTCCCTCAGCAGCGATTGGTGGAGCAAATTCGACCTGCGTATTGACCAGGAGCTACCCGGCTGGCGCGCAGACGACAGACTCAATGCTTTCTTTGTTATCGAGAACCTTGGCAACCTGTTAAACGACGAATGGGGAGTAATGTACGAGGGTGCCTTCCCACGCTTCCAGGCTGCTGTAGATGGGAGCATTGATGAGCAGGGTCGCTTTGTATTTAACGAATTCAACGATCCAGCTGGTCAAACCCGCGTTACAGACGCTTCTCTTTGGAGCGCCCGTATGGGAATTCGCTACGAATTCTAAGTACAAAAAAAGCCGCGGCAACTGCCGCGGCTTTTTCATTCTCACAACGAAGTATGACAGCCCTGCTCAAACGAATTTAAGCACTACCCAACCAACGGGCTAAAGTCTCCCGTAACAAATCCTTACTCAAGGGTTTGGTCAGGTAATCATCCATTCCCGCCGCCAAACAACGCCCTTCAAATTGCTCTTCCGTAGTGCTGGTCAGAGCGACAATTGGCAATCGGTCATCAGGTCTGTGCTCTGTTTCCCAGCGGCGCAGCATCTCAATGATCTCGGCACTGTGATCGGTATTTTGTTGGCAGTCGACCAAAGCCAGGTCGTAATGTCCTTCTGACAGACGCGCCAAGGCCTCTTCACCGTCGCTGGCGATATCCACCTGGTATCCAAGTGCCTGTAACATTTCCTCCGTCACCCATTGGTGCGGACGAGAATCTTCCACTAATAGCAGGGAGTATTGCCGCGGTTGATCGGCGCCGCCTTTTACTACACGCCGGGTGGTTCGCTTGGCACCGCCAAAGATTCTCTCCACCAGGGTATCGTGCAACTCTTTACGGGTTACCGGACGTCCCAGGTAAAGCGCCGAAGGTACAAGTCGTTGCAGTTGTGCGAAGGTGGACTTCTGGCCAAAGCCACCGAGGCATATCAGCGGGCAATCCCGATCTTCGGCATGGGCCTTTTCAAAGAAAGGAGTCACAGACTCAAAAAGAATGTCATCCCCCATAGCAGGCACCAGCATTACCAGCTGACCACGCTCTAAAGCCTGCTGTAGCAGCTGTTGTACCTCACACTCGCAGCCTTCGCACCAGCGCTGGGATTTCACATCCATACCAAAGGAACGCAACATCTGAACCAGACCGGAAATAAATAGGCCTTTCTGGTGAATCAGCAAAATCTCACTGTCCTGCAAACGCCGATCTGGAGTGAGGTAAGTACGCTGATTGGGTTCGATGCTGAACTTGACGACCGCCTGGTAGCGATTGCCATCCTGGTTGGAATGCAATTGCAGGTAGCCCCCCATTGCCTCCGCCAGTCCCTTTGCGATGGAGAGGCCGAGGCCTGTAGTCACCTGATTAGTATCCATCCTGGAAAAGGCACCGAATAATTCACTTTCATCGGGCAGGATTTCACCGCGGCCGTCATCTCTCAGGGTAATACTCAGCTGTCCCTCAACCGAAGTGATTGGGGTAAAGCTCACTTCGCCCCACAATTCTCCGCGTTGGGCAATACCAGTGGCGGAGTCCACCAGATTGCGAATCAGCTGCGCTGTCTTGCGGTTATCCCCAGTGACCATCACCGGCAGGCTGTCATCAATCTGGAAATTAAATTCCAGAGCCTGGCTGTGTGCGGCACGCGCAGCAAATTTAAAGGACTTCTCAATTGTTTTTACCAGGTTAAATGGCCCCTGGCGCATACGGATGTCCTTGCGGGCAACACGGGTAAACAGGCCTACATTATCGACCAGCTTCAGCTGCTGGCTGCTGGCGGTTTTTGCCAGCCCTACCCACTCTTTTTGTCGCTCACTGAGGGGTTCCGCTTCCAGCAAAGAGAGAGCACCCAACGCATCAGACAATTGGCTGCGGAATTCCTGACCAATGTTTGCGATAAATTCATTGGTCAATTCAACTGCCGCTTCCGAGTGTTTGCGCGCAGCTGCGAGGCTACTGGCGCGCTGCTGTAGCTCTTGCATCGCAGACAGCCGTTCCCAGTAGTTTTCTGACTCTCGCCGCCCCTGGTGTGCAGTCAGCCAGATAAAGGCCAGTGTCAGGGTGCCGTAAATGGTGCCGAGGATCATGCCGGAAAAGAGTGCCATGAGCGCAGCTGGCAGCAGGGAAGTCACCGTAAACCAGGTGAGAAAGCGATGATAGGGCGAGAATACCGTGGTTACACTAGAGCAAAAGATAACGGAGTAGATCCACAGGAAGTGGGTCTCTGGAGCAAACCCCATCAGGTAGACAAAATAGAAAAGCGTGAGACCCCACCAGATGGAGCCGAGAATCGAAACGAAAAAATAATGATTTCGCCAGCGATTTGGCCCCGAACTGTATAGATGACCAAAACGGAATACGTAGTAACCACGAATCAGCGTAATTACCACGAGCCCTGCCCCCAGGATCAATAACAATCGCGGGGCTTCCAGACGCATGTCACCAATGGTGGCCGCGATTAAAAAGGCACAGAAGGAGAGCACCATACCCCGCCGGCTGTATTTGGCAATACGCATATCGGTGGCACGGCAGATGCGTCTATCCTTCTGCACCTTGAGTTCAGGGCGATCAAATAATGTCATAGCGACCTTCCCTGGAGCATTGGGTATCCGGTGACATAGAGGCCCTAGCCTATCCCAAGTACTTCAACCAGTACTGTTTTTATAATAAACCCGAGCAATCCAAGGCCCAGTGCGGTGAACAGGATAAAGGTACCAAACCTACCCGCTTTAGAATCCTTAGCCAGGTTCCAGACGATAAACACCATGAATAGGATAAGGGCGCCAATTCCCAACCACAGGGAATACTCTTCAAACTGCTCAAAAGTCATGCAAATCTTCGCCTATAAAAACTGGCGCGCATTGTACAGCGCTTACCAGCTACTGGTAAGACTTGGCCAAATAGTCTCGGTCAGGATACCACTTCATATGACTGGCAGTTCAGGCACCCTGATAATAGTCTCCATCCTCCTGGGCGTGGGTACCACAGCGCAAACGTCGAACCTCCTTCTCACGATAGCGGCTGTCATGCCAACATCTGGGCAGTGGCTCACCGGACAGAAAACACAGGTCTGTCTTATCGAAAACCTCAGGATCTTGAATTTCCTCCCCCCACAAGTAACGACCGACAACCGTCAGTTCATAGGGGTTTGAGAGTGTGACAACATCGGCTACTTCAACCAAGTGCTTGGTGTTTACATCTTTGAAAAGCATGGTGGCACCCTTTTCCACTTTCTGACTTCAGTATAGGGCTTTTGGCGACAATTCTGGCTAAATCAGAGGGAGTGGGCTGAAAGTGAGATAGAGGAGCTTCTTTTTGCCCGAAGGAAGCACTTTGTTGTAGAGAGGAGGATTTCGGTAGAACGTATTCTGAACTTCATAGAAAGGCCAGCTTTCCTCCCCGACTTTCCCCATCTCTATATCATCAGTAGAGCTGCCCTTAACCTTCAATAGTCAAGCGCGCAGAGACCATACCCTGCTCCTGCAGGGCATCCAGGTTGATAGTGCGAACGCCCAGCTGCTCTTTCATCAGCTGGTTCAGCCAGGGTTGAAGATCCTGATAGCGTACTTCTTCAACCCATAGGCGAATACGATTCTCCCCCTCGGGCTCAAAACGCTTAATGGTGACCCGGTTTTGCTTGGCCGCATTGGTCACTCGCTGTAACAAGGTGCCGGAAGCCTGGCCGCCGCCACCATTGGGCTGGATGCGGGAAAGTACGGGGCGCTGGGACTCCATCCACTGAACCAACTCTTTCGAGTCTTCTGCGCGCGCACGGGATTCATCGAAAAAGCTTTTGGCCGGACTGAACAGGCCGTAGACAATAAAAATTCCGCCTGCGAACAGGCTAAGGAGGGTCAGGGCACGTTGATCGCTGGGGGACAACCCCTGCCACTTCTGTTTCCACTGCTCAATTTGTTCTTTCATGCTGCTATAACTACCAAATTCTTTTGCCTTTTACCCTGCGCCTTTAGCGCACGCGTACCCGTCCGGAAACGCCTTCCTTCAATTCATTGGCACCGAGCAGATTAGCACGCAGACCATTACCGGAGAGCTTGCTAACAAAAGTGTCCAAATCCGAGAGGTTTTGCGCTTTCAGCTGTAATACCATTTCACCGCGTTGGCCATCAAAGCGCAGGGATTGCAGCTGCAGCTCTTTACCCCGTTGCTCAGTCCAAACTTTACTGAGCTGTTGCATATGCGTGGAAAAGGCGCCGCCCTGGTTTCCCGCGCTCTTTAAGAAACCATTAAGTTGTCGGCGCAGCTGAGCCGAGGGCCGAACATTGGGGAACATCTCCGTGAACATTGCGCGAGCCTGCTCCTCAGCCTGCTCCGCCTGCCAGTGGTAATAGGCACCC encodes:
- a CDS encoding endonuclease/exonuclease/phosphatase family protein codes for the protein MDNNKVKNKLLKSAFVVGGLSFSFSASAITFSEIWDILISSSTQVGFTGTVGNQGYSRPEHLSGQSGQLKIMAANIKGFPEGLQGISDSQASLFSSTYITGQAYDIVGLQENWVRNYAVMSSLNPTEYPYRSDHFQGGIFSFGDGLSTISKHPINGRQLHIEYSSCKGTYADFIANGSSPDCETEKGFTFTEVQLAKDLKVHFYNTHMDTSNGPEKTGQFNQLKQFIQQNSAGYPVIVMGDFNAWIDNGGWQPGPGQSELGRWATDLDLTWACSQVSYAAGNTNINDVKGPCKGVDHIAFRGNSQISFSTNRYDEVHQSISDHNPITATLNWTNHAAAYSSTYARAHTASLLNTHHNTRIQAVYGGNDEAKNMPAPAAEWETFTLALEQKGNTQPWVDHRCIQSGDTVSIRSHNGHYLRATPHNNHNVDVRAGVTMSWEKFTLYNHTNGWACLNANDRITLKTAHGKYVMADANRNLSASDNQQAWEFFQVEFAR
- a CDS encoding S1/P1 nuclease translates to MGKLKKIICINIVLVGVFSVLKVHAWGDDGHRVVGEIAWQYLTPDVAAEVELLLDEVGEPHLAESATWADRIRSNEQYNWAAPMHYINLSRDWRSYVSARDCPPAGCILKAIQQFEEILADRSRSGTERAEALMFITHFVGDLHQPLHTGLYSDRGGNDVVVQFFGEETNLHALWDIHLVSRIVSDWQDYAKEQAEKIGAAQSRLWQSTSATHWAKESHQLAHQLAYTNETQLGEKYFLRCRDSVEMRLQQGGVRLAAVINRALGEGSFELVDH
- a CDS encoding TonB-dependent receptor, with protein sequence MKPSIFRRMCLSAAIISAIGSTQVSHAQETAAAIRGSITGNGGEVISDAKVTVIHTPSNSRRTTQVGESGQFNLSGLRVGGPYTVTVESDQGKRVLEDIYLSVGDTLPLMLTLGSSSLEEVSVLGQALSSSRLAVGPSSHFNSDDLKSAPTGGRDIKDLLRLDPRVYIDEANADSIQCAGANPRFNSLTVDGVRMNDNFGLNSNGYPTERMPFSYDAIDQVAVELAPFDVQYGGFSACNINAVTKSGSNEWHGSFFYDYTDDGFRGDSLEGEDINVAKFDEKRYNATLGGAIIEDKLFFFAAYEKLDGVATFDRGPVGSNAATEVQGVSQAQLDEIVRISNEVYGYNPGSLPSSLPEEDEKLLVKFDWNISENHRAALTYNYNDGFSIAEADGDPDELELSNHYYERGAELNAYVVQLFSDWSDIFSTEMKIGYSELDNRQISLGGTDFGEVQISTSYDHDNDGSDTDATVYLGADDSRHANKLSYDNLTFKLAGKLLLGEHNLTAGYEHENFDIYNLFIQEAAGEYRFSSIENFEQGVADRIIYENASGTNNILDAAAEFSYDIDTLYVQDEYTFANVDLTVVAGLRYDRYSSDDKPVANTDFTTAYGFSNQHTMDGLDLLQPRLGLSWNVDDNLELHGGVGLYSGGNPNVWISNNYSNNGVIQIEANDYSGTPLFDMDWTGIGAPIFDVPQSLYNQVASGDGSLGGVNMMDPDFEIPSVWKYALGGSYEFESGYLLSADYLYSDYNDAAIIQDLSLEQISTAADGRPVYANANGRRGDYMLTNVKGDSGYSSVISLGLSKSFDFGLNVAVGYAYTDAEDVNPMTSSVAYSNYTTIATVDAQDPGTATSNYVVPHRFTLKLDYAREFLAGYETRFTLFGSANEGVPYSYTFSNYIFGDGGRGRGLLYVPTGLDDANVVFGDDFDTDAFFAWVDSEDLDSGTMERNSLSSDWWSKFDLRIDQELPGWRADDRLNAFFVIENLGNLLNDEWGVMYEGAFPRFQAAVDGSIDEQGRFVFNEFNDPAGQTRVTDASLWSARMGIRYEF
- a CDS encoding response regulator encodes the protein MTLFDRPELKVQKDRRICRATDMRIAKYSRRGMVLSFCAFLIAATIGDMRLEAPRLLLILGAGLVVITLIRGYYVFRFGHLYSSGPNRWRNHYFFVSILGSIWWGLTLFYFVYLMGFAPETHFLWIYSVIFCSSVTTVFSPYHRFLTWFTVTSLLPAALMALFSGMILGTIYGTLTLAFIWLTAHQGRRESENYWERLSAMQELQQRASSLAAARKHSEAAVELTNEFIANIGQEFRSQLSDALGALSLLEAEPLSERQKEWVGLAKTASSQQLKLVDNVGLFTRVARKDIRMRQGPFNLVKTIEKSFKFAARAAHSQALEFNFQIDDSLPVMVTGDNRKTAQLIRNLVDSATGIAQRGELWGEVSFTPITSVEGQLSITLRDDGRGEILPDESELFGAFSRMDTNQVTTGLGLSIAKGLAEAMGGYLQLHSNQDGNRYQAVVKFSIEPNQRTYLTPDRRLQDSEILLIHQKGLFISGLVQMLRSFGMDVKSQRWCEGCECEVQQLLQQALERGQLVMLVPAMGDDILFESVTPFFEKAHAEDRDCPLICLGGFGQKSTFAQLQRLVPSALYLGRPVTRKELHDTLVERIFGGAKRTTRRVVKGGADQPRQYSLLLVEDSRPHQWVTEEMLQALGYQVDIASDGEEALARLSEGHYDLALVDCQQNTDHSAEIIEMLRRWETEHRPDDRLPIVALTSTTEEQFEGRCLAAGMDDYLTKPLSKDLLRETLARWLGSA
- a CDS encoding DUF2788 domain-containing protein, whose translation is MTFEQFEEYSLWLGIGALILFMVFIVWNLAKDSKAGRFGTFILFTALGLGLLGFIIKTVLVEVLGIG
- a CDS encoding acetyltransferase produces the protein MLFKDVNTKHLVEVADVVTLSNPYELTVVGRYLWGEEIQDPEVFDKTDLCFLSGEPLPRCWHDSRYREKEVRRLRCGTHAQEDGDYYQGA
- the gspM gene encoding type II secretion system protein GspM, whose protein sequence is MKEQIEQWKQKWQGLSPSDQRALTLLSLFAGGIFIVYGLFSPAKSFFDESRARAEDSKELVQWMESQRPVLSRIQPNGGGGQASGTLLQRVTNAAKQNRVTIKRFEPEGENRIRLWVEEVRYQDLQPWLNQLMKEQLGVRTINLDALQEQGMVSARLTIEG